From the genome of Vibrio porteresiae DSM 19223, one region includes:
- a CDS encoding DUF1415 domain-containing protein — MSSTTDTQAIAATVNQWLDDVVIGLNLCPFAAKPQRNQQIKIFVSQADKEESLLEDILAQFTTLEETPVSELETTLVVVPNMLQDFWDYNQFIDWVEALISQQGWEGTYQVATFHPDYCFAGTEPDDAENLTNRAPYPIFHLIREESMEKVLRHYPNPEAIPDTNIARVSALTEEERRQLFPYLFRQ; from the coding sequence ATGAGCTCAACCACAGATACTCAAGCCATTGCAGCCACGGTTAACCAATGGCTTGATGACGTTGTCATCGGTCTTAACCTATGTCCTTTTGCTGCCAAACCCCAGCGCAATCAACAAATTAAGATCTTTGTCAGCCAAGCTGATAAAGAAGAATCGCTTCTTGAAGACATTCTGGCGCAGTTCACTACTCTGGAGGAGACTCCCGTTAGTGAGCTAGAAACCACTTTGGTTGTGGTGCCAAACATGTTGCAAGACTTCTGGGATTACAACCAATTTATTGATTGGGTTGAAGCCCTAATTAGTCAACAAGGTTGGGAAGGCACTTATCAAGTTGCGACGTTCCATCCTGATTACTGCTTTGCAGGCACTGAGCCTGATGATGCAGAAAACCTGACCAATCGTGCACCTTATCCAATTTTCCATCTCATTCGTGAAGAGAGTATGGAAAAAGTGCTGCGCCACTATCCCAATCCTGAAGCAATTCCAGACACCAACATTGCGCGCGTCTCGGCTTTGACCGAAGAAGAACGTCGCCAATTGTTCCCGTATTTGTTTCGCCAATAG
- a CDS encoding DUF2750 domain-containing protein, whose translation MSKLTADIQANLDLFVAETKESHLVWGLRNEEGWLSCESTEFEESEVMPFWSSKADAEIHNVEEWADFEVVEIPLDVFVEDWLLTLAEDGVLVGTNWNAQLEGKELEPSDLAKLYV comes from the coding sequence ATGAGCAAATTAACTGCAGACATCCAAGCAAACCTTGATCTTTTCGTTGCTGAGACAAAAGAATCTCATTTGGTTTGGGGCCTTCGCAATGAAGAAGGTTGGTTGTCTTGTGAATCAACTGAATTTGAAGAAAGCGAAGTAATGCCTTTCTGGTCAAGCAAAGCTGACGCAGAAATCCACAACGTTGAAGAGTGGGCAGATTTCGAAGTGGTAGAAATCCCACTAGACGTATTTGTGGAAGACTGGTTACTAACTCTTGCCGAAGATGGCGTACTGGTTGGCACCAACTGGAACGCACAGCTTGAAGGTAAAGAACTAGAACCTTCTGATTTAGCAAAACTTTACGTTTAA
- a CDS encoding nucleoside triphosphate pyrophosphohydrolase family protein — translation MQLSKLTQEIFDHLYRDITEFRSTFDLPVAQPDTLNAQQDSLHTSLIVEEMTELAEAPNKTEQADAIVDSVYVLMGRLVHLGNEKVSDNLAISYLIDILLNVAVNRGIDFIPCWDEVHSSNMSKVCRNEQEYAETEAFYAKQGVKLMGVAKGGYIIAKCAEDFVSESKTIKKGKVLKSVYYRPADLAPLTK, via the coding sequence ATGCAATTAAGTAAGCTAACGCAAGAAATTTTTGATCACCTGTATCGCGACATTACTGAATTCCGTTCAACTTTCGATCTTCCTGTTGCTCAACCTGACACGTTAAATGCACAACAAGATAGCCTGCACACTTCACTGATCGTTGAAGAGATGACAGAACTTGCTGAAGCGCCAAACAAAACTGAGCAAGCCGATGCGATTGTCGACAGCGTGTACGTTTTGATGGGTCGCTTAGTGCATCTTGGCAACGAGAAAGTGTCGGATAACCTAGCTATTAGCTACCTTATCGACATTCTGCTGAACGTTGCAGTCAACCGTGGTATCGACTTTATCCCTTGCTGGGATGAAGTACACAGCTCAAACATGAGCAAAGTGTGCCGTAACGAACAAGAATACGCAGAGACAGAAGCATTTTACGCCAAGCAAGGCGTGAAGCTGATGGGCGTAGCAAAAGGCGGTTACATCATCGCTAAATGCGCCGAAGATTTTGTTTCTGAGAGCAAAACCATTAAAAAAGGTAAAGTGCTGAAATCGGTTTACTACCGTCCAGCTGACCTAGCACCATTAACCAAATAA